The following coding sequences lie in one Eschrichtius robustus isolate mEscRob2 chromosome 10, mEscRob2.pri, whole genome shotgun sequence genomic window:
- the LOC137771005 gene encoding LOW QUALITY PROTEIN: nuclear pore glycoprotein p62-like (The sequence of the model RefSeq protein was modified relative to this genomic sequence to represent the inferred CDS: substituted 1 base at 1 genomic stop codon), whose product MQFTSFSNASTSTAPTGVSFGAPSTLSGTLGGTTLGFGLKFPGAGGAAPVASTTMSTTNTTATRGFTLNLKPLTSTEINSTVQVGFTSILFTFTVNTIITPVMTYGQLDGLANKWSLELEDQEKHFLHQATQINAWDHTLIENGEKITALHGEVEKVKLDQKRLEQELDFILSQQEELEDLLTLLEEFVKDQSGSIYLQHLDEEHERTYXLAENVDAQLKRMAQDLKDIIEHLNTFGSPADTTDMLQQICKILNAHMDCLQCINQTSGMLQRKVEEVTQVFEHHYCKEQERNVRIDLD is encoded by the coding sequence ATGCAGTTTACCTCATTTTCAAATGCTTCTACCTCCACTGCTCCTACTGGGGTCTCATTTGGTGCCCCATCAACTTTGTCTGGAACACTTGGTGGTACAACTTTGGGATTTGGATTAAAATTCCCTGGAGCAGGTGGAGCGGCTCCTGTTGCATCTACTACAATGTCAACCACCAACACCACAGCCACCAGGGGCTTTACCTTGAATCTAAAACCGCTGACATCAACTGAGATTAATAGCACTGTTCAGGTTGGCTTTACTTCTATACTTTTTACTTTCACTGTTAATACAATCATAACTCCTGTGATGACCTATGGTCAGCTGGATGGTCTGGCAAACAAATGGAGCCTTGAGTTAGAGGATCAAGAGAAACACTTTCTTCACCAGGCCACCCAGATCAATGCTTGGGACCATACATTGATTGAGAATGGTGAGAAGATCACTGCTTTACATGGAGAAGTAGAAAAAGTGAAACTGGATCAGAAAAGGCTGGAACAAGAATTGGATTTTATCCTGTCACAGCAGGAAGAACTAGAAGATCTCTTGACCCTTTTAGAGGAGTTTGTAAAGGACCAGAGTGGGTCTATTTATCTGCAGCATTTAGATGAGGAACATGAGAGGACTTACTAGTTAGCAGAAAATGTAGATGCTCAGCTGAAACGAATGGCCCAAGATCTCAAGGACATTATTGAGCACCTGAATACATTTGGAAGTCCTGCTGACACTACTGACATGCTTCAGCAGATCTGCAAAATTCTGAATGCTCATATGGACTGTCTACAATGCATTAATCAGACTTCAGGTATGCTGCAAAGGAAGGTAGAAGAGGTAACACAAGTTTTCGAGCATCATTATTGCAAGGAGCAGGAGCGCAATGTCAGGATTGATCTTGATTGA